TGACTTTATCATTTATGCAGGTAATCCAAGCTCGTGCAGCAGTTAACCCTAAGCTTGAATGCCATACGCCAAGAATGAAGAAGTCCTTCGTTATATTTAATAATAAGATTAGTTTCTTAGAAGAAACTGACAAAGGAAGAATGGTCGCATCAGCAAATGCGATGAGAACTAGTTATAAGAAAGATGGTTTTACAAAAGTCTTAAACTACTGGGGACAAAGACATGAGATACATATCGGAAATGTTAATAAGCTCTCAGAAATTAATGATTACTTAACAATAAGAACAAATAAAGGACATGAGATCACGTACCCCCTTACGTGTTATCAGAGATAAAAAAGCCCGCAAAGTGCGGGCTTTTTTTTGTTAATTTTTAATTATTCCATTTAAATTGATTCATGCTGTCCCCACCTTCCATCCTCGGAGGGATTTTGTAGTTTTCACAACCTGTAAGGGGTATGGATTTTTCACGTACAACTTTCGCCATTCCATTAAGCTCTATAAAATTAGAAAGTTTTGTTTTTCTCTCTTTGTTATAAAAAGCTATATCGACGTAATAATCTCCTCTAAGCTCTGTTCCACCGTTTAAAGATGTATTGGAGTAATTAAACTCTTCTACTCTCACAAGTAATCTCTCCTCTTCAACTGGCGAAAGACTTAGCTTTGAAGAGAAAGGTTTTGCATCACCTATTTCTACTTTTTCAATTAAGTAATCATGCTTAAAAGCAGGACACGGAAAGTTAGCAAATCTCGCCGATACAGTTGAAGCTGAATAGAGAATTCTAAAGCTTCCTTTTTTAAGCTGATTAATTCTCATGGCATTCTTCTGTCCAGGTAAAATAATTGGAACATAGAGATAACCAATTGTTTCATTTCTCATCATTCCCTTTCTCTTAACTTTTACAATCCAACTATCAACGCCAAATTTATCTACAAAGAAGCGAAGGTCTTTCGATTCAAACTGAGGAAAAGAGAATGTAACCTGTACGCCCCTAGAGATTGTGATATTTCGAAGGATTCCGGCCTTCCAAATAATTGGATCGATATCAGTAACTCCAGACGGTGTTGGCCTTATAGAAACCCTCTCACCATCGTAGACAACTTCGGACTTCTTCTGACACGAAAATAATAATGCTAGAGAAAGTAATAAGAGGATTTTCTTCATAAGCTTCTCCTACTTAATAACGAGAAAAATTCCTTTCCCAGAAACTTTAAAATTATTAGTACCTTCAAGAGGCATTAGTGCTGCTTCATATTGTCTTAGTAAATATTTCTCAGAATTACGCTTAATGGAAATCTCTCCTTCTAACACAAGTATAGAAGAGATTCTTTCTCCAAAGCTTAATTCTAATTCAGACTCTTCCACTTTATTATAGCTATATAACTCAAAATCACTGAGTTCTAGAAGTTTTAGATCATTAGCAAATATATTATTTTGAATTTTAAAATTTAGAGGATGATTAAATTCCTCATCAAATCGGATAACATCGAGAGACTTATCAATGTGCAACTCTCTTGCCTCACCGTTTTTACCAGACTTATTCCCATCCCAAAGTCTATTCCAATCCCAAACTCTATAAGTAATATCAGAGCACTGCTGAACTTCAGCTAGAAATACATCTTTTCCAATTGCATGAATTGTTCCTGCGGGAACATAGAAGAAGTCCCCTCTACTGACTGGATAGAATTTTAAAGAAAGGGAGAGATCTTCTTTTTTTTCTAAAGATTCTTTCAAAGAATTTTTCGTGATCCCATTTTTCAACCCAAGATATATTCCTGCTCCTTCCTTAGCGTCTAGAATAACCCAGCATTCGGATTTCCCTTTTGAGTTTTCAAATTTTTGAGCATACTCATCCCCTGGGTGAACCTGAACAGATAGATTTTCTGATGTATCAATAAGTTTAACGAGATAAGGAATTTCTTCTAGATTTGAAACTTCATTAAGTGGTCCGTAACTACTCAGTGATGGCCCGTCTTTATGTGCTGAAATTTCCCAAGTCTCTCCAACTGGATCTTGGCCTTCGCTCACTTCAATATTTTTTATACTTGAAAGCAGCGACCCTCCCCAAACTTTATGGGAAGCATGTGGTTTCAAAGGGATAATAGACTTCATTTATAACCTCTTAATATCATGATACTGATAACATGATTTCTTGTCACTTTTATGAGCTTTTTTTCTTACTTCTATTTTTCATTTCTTCCCTAACATGCTGAAAAAAGAAGAATATACCAAGTCTTCACTTTGTATTCAAAATCACGGGTTAAAATAACACATGGAAACTTTAAAACTTCCCGTTCTACCTATTCCAAATGTTGTTCTCTACGCTAGAACATCTCTACCTATTTATATTTTAGAGCCTGTTTATATAGATATGATCAAAACCTGTATTAAAGAAAATACTCCCTTGGCCATCAGTAAGGCCTTTGAGATTGATAGACATAGCCTCAGAGGTCGATACTCCCCCTCTACAATTTGTGGTTACGGTAGACCTATTATCTTAGAAGAAAATATTGATGGGACTTTAAAAGTTCTCATCAAGGCAATTGGCAGAGTTCGTCTCTTGAATATTGAGCAAAACCTTCCCTATCTTATCTATCAGGCCGAAATATATTGTGACAGAATTGAATCTGAAAAACTTCACGGACCTCAAATTCAAAATTTGAAAAAATTATTAGATAATTGGTTAGAAATAAATATTTTAGATTCATTTGAAAGAGAGACTTTTACAAACTCTCTTACTAGTATTTATCATGTTATAGATTATATTTGTATGTTCTTAGTACAAGATCCTGATCTAAGACAACTTCTCCTAGAGAATAATTCCCTCTTTGAAAGAGTTCAACTTTTAAATTCACTCTTTGAAAAGCCCTCTCAATTTGAAGAGAGCTCAATCGTTGTTTCTGCAATAAAGAGATACGAGGAGATTGAAAAAACCTCTCGTATAGCACATTAGAAAATTGGAATAACTAAATTAACAATAGTTAAACCTAAACCTGAAAGAACAGGAATTGTTAAGTTGTCATCAAAGAGAACACTACACAGCTCTGAAAGTGCTCCAATAGCCCCGGCCAAAATACTAAAGACCAAGAGATCTACACCTGGCTTATAGAAATAGCTTCCGTATCCAAAAGTTAAAATATAACAAACTAAAAATCCTGCCACACAACCTTGAACTGATTTATTTGAAATGATTTTATCTTTTCCATAAAGAATTCCGACAAAAGAACTTATAGGATCAGCGAAAATAAGAAATAAGATAGATAGAATCGCGACCTTCTCCTCAAAGAGCAGAAGAGAAATGGCAGCCCCAAGAGCATAGAATGGAAATCCACTCAAAGAATTCCTCTCTGATTCACGCATAAATGGTTTCATAAATTTTAAGACAATTGTATTCACTGATGAGAAGTTTAATCTTACAAATTCAACTAATAGAGCAGCAATACCCAATATAAGTAGAAACATTCCTGTCTGAGAAGTGGCTAACCCAAATTGATTATGAACAGAAAGACCGACTAGGCCAGTTCCCATATGCCACAACTTTCTTGTTAGATGAATTTCAGAGCGCAATGCCAACGTACTTCTAATATCTGTACTCATAAGAGACCTCCTCTAAATCGAATGCAGTCTAGCGACCATTACTTAGACTGTCTATACCTCAGCAAAACATTCAACTATTTGTATTTACTTATAAAAACTTAACTAAAGACACGATTTAAACCACATAAAGCCTTACATATTGAAATTTCTTTTCTATAATTAAGAGAATTTTCAGGGATAGAAAAATATATGCAAAATACAACACAAGATGTTCACGACATATTAGACTCAACGCGAAAAACAAAAATCTGGGCCATTGGTGGCGGAAAAGGTGGCGTTGGAAAGAGCTTAGTTACAGCAAACCTCTCTATTTGTTTAGCGCTTATGGGGTATAAAGTTGTAACTATTGACCTAGATTTAGGTGGAGCCAACTTACACACATGTCTAGGAATGCCAATTCCAGAGAGAACCCTTTCAGATTATCTAACAAAGAAAGTGAGAGACTTGAGCGAAGTTGTTACTCAGACACCAATTCCAAATCTATCAATAATTAGTGGCGCTCAAGATGATGTAGGTATTGCAAACTTAAAACAAATGCAAAAGGCCAAGATCATAAGTAAGGTCACTTCCCTTGATGCTGACTACGTGCTCTTTGACTTAGGTGCTGGAACTACATTTAATACACTGGACTTCTTCATCTCTGCAGATCAAGGAATTCTAACAGCACTGCCAGAGCCAACGAGTATTGAAAATACATATCGATTTATCAAAAGTATTTACCATAGAAAATTAAATATGGTTGAAGACCTCTTAGAGGTCGGCCCACTCATTGACCAGGCCATGAACGCCAAAATTTCACAGA
The sequence above is a segment of the Halobacteriovorax sp. JY17 genome. Coding sequences within it:
- a CDS encoding type I phosphomannose isomerase catalytic subunit; its protein translation is MKSIIPLKPHASHKVWGGSLLSSIKNIEVSEGQDPVGETWEISAHKDGPSLSSYGPLNEVSNLEEIPYLVKLIDTSENLSVQVHPGDEYAQKFENSKGKSECWVILDAKEGAGIYLGLKNGITKNSLKESLEKKEDLSLSLKFYPVSRGDFFYVPAGTIHAIGKDVFLAEVQQCSDITYRVWDWNRLWDGNKSGKNGEARELHIDKSLDVIRFDEEFNHPLNFKIQNNIFANDLKLLELSDFELYSYNKVEESELELSFGERISSILVLEGEISIKRNSEKYLLRQYEAALMPLEGTNNFKVSGKGIFLVIK
- a CDS encoding LON peptidase substrate-binding domain-containing protein, whose translation is METLKLPVLPIPNVVLYARTSLPIYILEPVYIDMIKTCIKENTPLAISKAFEIDRHSLRGRYSPSTICGYGRPIILEENIDGTLKVLIKAIGRVRLLNIEQNLPYLIYQAEIYCDRIESEKLHGPQIQNLKKLLDNWLEINILDSFERETFTNSLTSIYHVIDYICMFLVQDPDLRQLLLENNSLFERVQLLNSLFEKPSQFEESSIVVSAIKRYEEIEKTSRIAH
- a CDS encoding AAA family ATPase, which codes for MQNTTQDVHDILDSTRKTKIWAIGGGKGGVGKSLVTANLSICLALMGYKVVTIDLDLGGANLHTCLGMPIPERTLSDYLTKKVRDLSEVVTQTPIPNLSIISGAQDDVGIANLKQMQKAKIISKVTSLDADYVLFDLGAGTTFNTLDFFISADQGILTALPEPTSIENTYRFIKSIYHRKLNMVEDLLEVGPLIDQAMNAKISQNSTPADLISRVIEINPEIGHKLKMEIERLSPKLIINQVRTQADIDIGFSMKIICRKYFGINLDYVGFLDYDATVWQSVKRRKPLLMEFPNSALVNNFDKIVHRLLNIS